Genomic DNA from Pseudanabaena sp. ABRG5-3:
TCCGTGTCACCGTGACACGAGTTGAACCAATTAACTCCGCAATTTCTTGGTGGGTTAATTGCAGTCCAATTAATCTGCCATGACGATCATCTTCACCAAAACGATTGGTTAACCAACCTAAGAGTTGACGCAAGGCATCATCTTTAGCACGGCAATGGGAAATCTTTAATAAAAATTCATTGGTCTTACTATGTCGAATAATTTCAGCCACATAGTCACCCCAATGCGATCGCGGAATTTCGATTAACTGCACATCAGTTAAACACTCCATTTCATAGGGATGTAGGTTAGATAGCTCACTACCAATCACATCGCCATCAGCCCATAACCCTGAGCAAATCACCTGTCCGTCCTCAGTCCAAGTCAGCGATCGCACCACCCCAGACTCTATTTTCCAGATAAAGTTATCGCGGCGAGGGAGCATTTCACGGCGCTTGTAAACACGAGAAGCTGTTGTTTCGAGATAAATCATCACATACCCAGTCGAGAAACCGTAGATTTTATTTGTATTACGTTGAAAAGTATTGTATCGTATTAAGTACGGTATTCCCATCAAGATACCGTTCTTTTTGTTTCTCATAACTTTTTACTATATCTAGGCTCCTATGAAAATTGCTCAAAGTATCACGCAATTAGTTGGCAATACTCCTCTCATTGCGCTGAATAATATTCCTCAGAGAGATGGATCTCTAGCCAAAATTGTCGTCAAACTAGAGAGCTTTAACCCTTCTTCTTCAGTGAAGGATCGGATTGGTCTAGCGATGATTGAGGATGCAGAAGAAAAGGGTTTGATTAGTCCTGCTAAAACAATTTTGGTGGAACCAACTTCTGGTAACACAGGTATTGCTCTGGCGATGGTGGCATCTGCAAAGGGCTATCGCTTGATTCTGACCATGCCTGAAACAATGAGTTTAGAGCGTCGGGCTATGCTTAGAGCCTATGGGGCTGAGCTAGAGCTAACTCCTGCTAGTGAGGGAATGCGTGGGGCAATTCGTCGTGCTGGGGAAATTGCGGCTTCTACCCCTAATGCCTATGTGTTGCAACAGTTTAAAAATTTGGCAAATCCTGCGATCCATCGGCGCACAACAGCGGAGGAAATTTGGAATGATACCGATGGTCAAGTAGATATTTTGATTGCTGGTGTAGGAACAGGCGGCACAATTACGGGGGTAGCTGAGGTGATTAAGCAGCGTAAACCAAGCTTTAAGGCGATCGCTGTGGAGCCACTGAATAGCCCTGTCCTCGCGGGCGGTGTCCCCGGCGCTCATAGGATTCAAGGTAT
This window encodes:
- a CDS encoding Crp/Fnr family transcriptional regulator — translated: MRNKKNGILMGIPYLIRYNTFQRNTNKIYGFSTGYVMIYLETTASRVYKRREMLPRRDNFIWKIESGVVRSLTWTEDGQVICSGLWADGDVIGSELSNLHPYEMECLTDVQLIEIPRSHWGDYVAEIIRHSKTNEFLLKISHCRAKDDALRQLLGWLTNRFGEDDRHGRLIGLQLTHQEIAELIGSTRVTVTRIINDLEKVGFLSRKGRKLLFLADGNDQWHYEI
- the cysK gene encoding cysteine synthase A, which gives rise to MKIAQSITQLVGNTPLIALNNIPQRDGSLAKIVVKLESFNPSSSVKDRIGLAMIEDAEEKGLISPAKTILVEPTSGNTGIALAMVASAKGYRLILTMPETMSLERRAMLRAYGAELELTPASEGMRGAIRRAGEIAASTPNAYVLQQFKNLANPAIHRRTTAEEIWNDTDGQVDILIAGVGTGGTITGVAEVIKQRKPSFKAIAVEPLNSPVLAGGVPGAHRIQGIGAGFVPEVLRTDLIDEVIGISDEQAMIYGRRLAREEGLLSGISSGAALAAAIAVGKREENRDRLIVVIQPSFGERYLSTPLFQDAELITATTAQSH